Proteins encoded in a region of the Lycium ferocissimum isolate CSIRO_LF1 unplaced genomic scaffold, AGI_CSIRO_Lferr_CH_V1 ctg4667, whole genome shotgun sequence genome:
- the LOC132044502 gene encoding uncharacterized protein LOC132044502, with protein MPNFFSIDASVDAIDATVVMDASVDAIDATVVTNASVDAIDATVVTDASADAIDATVVTDASADAIDATVVMDASVVAIDATVVTDASVDAIDATVVTDASVDAIDATVVTDASVDAIDATVVTDASVDAIDVTVNFHGCVYGVVDA; from the coding sequence ATGCCTAACTTTTTCTCCATAGACGCATCTGTGGATGCCATAGATGCGACTGTGGTAATGGATGCGTCTGTGGATGCCATAGATGCGACTGTGGTGACGAATGCGTCTGTGGATGCCATAGATGCGACTGTGGTGACAGACGCGTCTGCGGATGCCATAGATGCGACTGTGGTGACAGACGCGTCTGCGGATGCCATAGATGCGACTGTGGTGATGGACGCGTCTGTGGTTGCCATAGATGCGACTGTGGTGACGGACGCGTCTGTGGATGCCATAGATGCAACTGTGGTGACGGACGCGTCTGTGGATGCCATAGATGCGACCGTGGTGACGGACGCATCTGTGGATGCCATAGATGCGACTGTGGTGACGGACGCGTCTGTGGATGCCATAGATGTGACTGTAAATTTTCACGGATGTGTCTACGGAGTTGTAGATGCATAA